A DNA window from Bombus huntii isolate Logan2020A chromosome 10, iyBomHunt1.1, whole genome shotgun sequence contains the following coding sequences:
- the LOC126870550 gene encoding pantothenate kinase 3 isoform X3, translating to MTRRTVMSPQTYKNHITTKAMASNGYTDSETPVKESKNHSSPCELFKSMPWFGMDIGGTLSKLVYFEPKDITRDEADAEVETLKNIRRYLTRNSAYGKTGHRDTHLQMDNVCIRGRRGTLHFIRFPTSEMGNFLALARSKGMANLVTTVCATGGGAYKFEKNFKQEVNMNLAKFDELDSLIRGMLYIETTNPHECYYWSHPTDDSKCQKVPYDFSEPYPFLLVNIGSGVSILAVYGPENYKRISGTSLGGGTFLGLCCLLTGCNTFEEAIELATGGDNTRVDKLVKDIYGGDYGPFGLPGDLVASSFGQMNSKDRRNAVSKQDLARATLVTITNNIGSIARMCAVNEKIERGYFGAVGCLLQFKGEAN from the exons ATGACTCGAAGAACAGTAATGAGTCCTCAAACTTATAAAAATCATATTACAACAAAAGCTATGGCATCCAATGGTTATACTGATTCTGAGACTCCAGTCAAGGAGTCCAAAAACCATTCATCACCTTGTGAGTTATTCAAGT CAATGCCATGGTTTGGTATGGATATAGGAGGTACATTATCCAAATTGGTATATTTTGAACCGAAAGATATTACAAGAGATGAAGCAGATGCAGAAGTTGAgactttaaaaaatattcgacGATATCTAACTAGAAATTCAGCATATGGGAAAACAGGTCATAGAGACACACACTTGCAA ATGGATAATGTTTGTATCAGAGGTAGACGTGGtacattacattttattaGATTTCCTACAAGTGAGATGGGAAATTTTTTAGCATTAGCAAGGTCTAAAGGCATGGCAAATCTTGTCACAACAGTTTGTGCTACTGGTGGTGGTGcatataaatttgaaaaaaattttaaacaa GAAGTAAATATGAATTTAGCAAAATTTGATGAATTAGATAGTTTAATACGTGGTATGCTCTACATAGAAACAACAAATCCACACGAATGTTATTACTGGTCACATCCTACAGATGATAGTAAATGTCAGAAGGTTCCCTATGACTTTTCTGAACCCTACCCGTTTTTG ctTGTAAATATAGGATCAGGAGTAAGCATATTAGCAGTTTATGGGccagaaaattataaaagaatatctGGTACTAG TCTAGGTGGTGGCACATTTTTAGGATTATGTTGTTTACTAACTGGATGCAACACTTTCGAAGAGGCAATAGAATTAGCAACTGGAGGTGATAATACTAGAGTAGACAAATTAGTTAAGGATATTTATGGTGGGGATTATGGTCCATTTGGTCTTCCTGGCGATCTTGTTGCAAGCAG TTTTGGACAGATGAATTCTAAAGATCGACGGAATGCAGTTAGCAAACAAGATCTCGCACGCGCAACACTTGTTACCATTACAAACAATATTGGTTCTATCGCGCGTATGTGTGCcgtcaatgaaaaaattgaaagg GGTTATTTTGGTGCAGTAGGATGCCTACTTCAATTTAAGGGTGAAGCAAACTAA
- the LOC126870550 gene encoding pantothenate kinase 3 isoform X1 has protein sequence MTRRTVMSPQTYKNHITTKAMASNGYTDSETPVKESKNHSSPCELFKSMPWFGMDIGGTLSKLVYFEPKDITRDEADAEVETLKNIRRYLTRNSAYGKTGHRDTHLQMDNVCIRGRRGTLHFIRFPTSEMGNFLALARSKGMANLVTTVCATGGGAYKFEKNFKQEVNMNLAKFDELDSLIRGMLYIETTNPHECYYWSHPTDDSKCQKVPYDFSEPYPFLLVNIGSGVSILAVYGPENYKRISGTSLGGGTFLGLCCLLTGCNTFEEAIELATGGDNTRVDKLVKDIYGGDYGPFGLPGDLVASSFGQMNSKDRRNAVSKQDLARATLVTITNNIGSIARMCAVNEKIERVVFVGNFLRVNPISMKLLAYAMDYWSKGTMKALFLEHEGYFGAVGCLLQFKGEAN, from the exons ATGACTCGAAGAACAGTAATGAGTCCTCAAACTTATAAAAATCATATTACAACAAAAGCTATGGCATCCAATGGTTATACTGATTCTGAGACTCCAGTCAAGGAGTCCAAAAACCATTCATCACCTTGTGAGTTATTCAAGT CAATGCCATGGTTTGGTATGGATATAGGAGGTACATTATCCAAATTGGTATATTTTGAACCGAAAGATATTACAAGAGATGAAGCAGATGCAGAAGTTGAgactttaaaaaatattcgacGATATCTAACTAGAAATTCAGCATATGGGAAAACAGGTCATAGAGACACACACTTGCAA ATGGATAATGTTTGTATCAGAGGTAGACGTGGtacattacattttattaGATTTCCTACAAGTGAGATGGGAAATTTTTTAGCATTAGCAAGGTCTAAAGGCATGGCAAATCTTGTCACAACAGTTTGTGCTACTGGTGGTGGTGcatataaatttgaaaaaaattttaaacaa GAAGTAAATATGAATTTAGCAAAATTTGATGAATTAGATAGTTTAATACGTGGTATGCTCTACATAGAAACAACAAATCCACACGAATGTTATTACTGGTCACATCCTACAGATGATAGTAAATGTCAGAAGGTTCCCTATGACTTTTCTGAACCCTACCCGTTTTTG ctTGTAAATATAGGATCAGGAGTAAGCATATTAGCAGTTTATGGGccagaaaattataaaagaatatctGGTACTAG TCTAGGTGGTGGCACATTTTTAGGATTATGTTGTTTACTAACTGGATGCAACACTTTCGAAGAGGCAATAGAATTAGCAACTGGAGGTGATAATACTAGAGTAGACAAATTAGTTAAGGATATTTATGGTGGGGATTATGGTCCATTTGGTCTTCCTGGCGATCTTGTTGCAAGCAG TTTTGGACAGATGAATTCTAAAGATCGACGGAATGCAGTTAGCAAACAAGATCTCGCACGCGCAACACTTGTTACCATTACAAACAATATTGGTTCTATCGCGCGTATGTGTGCcgtcaatgaaaaaattgaaagg GTAGTATTTGTAGGAAATTTTCTTAGAGTAAATCCTATATCAATGAAACTTCTGGCCTATGCTATGGATTATTGGTCTAAAGGAACGATGAAAGCTTTGTTTTTAGAGCATGAG GGTTATTTTGGTGCAGTAGGATGCCTACTTCAATTTAAGGGTGAAGCAAACTAA
- the LOC126870545 gene encoding MMS19 nucleotide excision repair protein isoform X1, with the protein MASLTSTVSEERFLTAFEDDQALDTTCQEIALEIQSGHTKLYAIIEELRPFVTEKDVTIRKNGISALSTILFHLPKDFLNEDELCFITSFYCDRLKDHHRIIPAVIKGVLTIVQMDHLPKDSPECLLRSLFENVQCQSQLSLDRRNIYFIFTTLLENRIEDLKAMGPDFIYGFITSIETERDPSNLMILFDVLPYFMKKLSLGHLAGEMFEVIACYFPVDFHPRRTEGITRDDLAEKLAPCLCAVPEFAEFCIPLIIEKLLSNLKIAKLDSLSLLCKSIKTFGVNGIKIYLTELWIILRKEIIPGGDLELKNASLKAVTTIIDTISSDVEVRESFINDITTDLDSSLYDVQLSLFRPSVKILECVAMINKESCIQVLKAIVPIFLGQYSTKTAIVDKVILIETLNNFIKTASDHGFTIKDVPELAWTDIPNLYLNELSTENMELQSKILFGLTIQKAYLNEVHRTLLYDKICNLIGTNCNEIKILCHSALLSFATLYSNEISTLIKEKFQLNTDEEKIEIRIRKLKVLATVAKTYKLGVEVLPQIVLQTNVANFDISFTALTCLHRLVATTAIDYNILQYLYNECHIIQKLAALNINPMDERLDLVLNICRLIVRNLMIEEQQNLVNKYISVLSKQSSESDAALVMNIFIPLYQDVDLAINVNLLQNVHNLALYSQHPNIRLIACKFIAVILNKFDDSNKYFQHALSYFKEAINNNLNSDTNIEIMQASASLQIWLTKAIIIKGSRDVEIFLDELTNILKHDRIGQHMVQEYKILTNRHEDTLVVENFCNVKILYKQRVFEHLIKKDSEFKNIARQNYLKTLVQLLEEVPLQLLLMYLIKLVPLLIESLSLENEQLIFLTLTTLNLLLETKHSIFSDMIQSFIPRLLKLSTYRIMRVRIAALDCLTNYCNYPTIFINTYKQDVLEKLIVPIDDRKRLVRKAAVKARSRWFLVGAPGAVKRQ; encoded by the exons ATGGCTTCACTTACAAGTACCGTTTCTGAAGAAAGATTTCTTACTGCTTTTGAAGACGATCAGGCACTGGACACAACGTGCCAAGAGATCGCCTTAG aaatacaGTCTGGTCATACAAAACTTTATGCAATTATAGAAGAACTTAGACCTTTTGTAACTGAAAAAGATGTTACAATACGAAAAAACGGCATCTCTGCCCTttctactattttatttcatttacctAAGGATTTTTTGAATGAAGATGAATTGTGTTTTATAACATCATTTTATTGTGACAGATTAAAAGATCACCATAGGATTATACCAGCAGTAATAAAAGGAGTTTTGACAATT GTTCAAATGGATCATTTACCTAAGGATTCACCTGAATGCTTACTTAGGAGTCTTTTTGAAAATGTGCAGTGCCAATCTCAATTATCACTTGATcgcagaaatatatattttatatttacaacaTTATTGGAAAATAGAATAGAAGATTTAAAAGCTATGGGGCCAGATTTTATTTATGGATTCATTACTAGTATAGAAACAGAAAGGGATCCTAGCAATCTTATGATATTATTTGACGTACTTccatattttatgaaaaaattgtcATTAGGCCATTTAGCTGGAGAAATGTTTGAAGTCATTGCGTGTTACTTTCCAGTTGACTTCCATCCT CGTAGAACAGAGGGAATAACACGTGATGATTTGGCAGAGAAATTGGCACCTTGTCTTTGTGCCGTACCAGAATTTGCCGAATTTTGTATACCACtcataattgaaaaattactcTCCAATCTTAAGATTGCCAAGTTGGACTCTTTGAGTCTGTTATGTAAAAGTATAAAGACATTTGGTGTGAATggcataaaaatatatttgaccgAATTATGGATTAtcttaagaaaagaaattataccAGGTGGAGatttagaattaaaaaatgcaagCTTGAAAGCAGTCACCACTATAATTGACACTATATCAAGTGATGTTGAAGTTCGTGAAAGTTTCATTAATGATATAACCACAGATCTAGACTCATCTTTATATGATGTGCAACTTAGTCTGTTTAGACCATCTGTAAAAATACTAGAATGTGTGGCAATGATCAATAAAGAATCATGTATACAAGTATTAAAAGCGATAGTACCAATATTTCTTGGCCAATATTCTACTAAGACTGCAATAGTTGataaagtaattttaattgaaacattaaacaattttattaaaactgCTTCTGATCATGGATTTACTATTAAGG ATGTTCCAGAATTAGCATGGACAGATATACCAAACctatatttaaatgaattatCAACAGAGAATATGGAATTAcaatcaaaaatattatttggtTTAACAATACAAAAAGCGTATTTAAATGAAGTACATCGTACTCTACTTTatgataaaatttgtaatctaATTGGAACAAAttgtaatgaaataaaaatactctgTCATTCGGCTCTTTTAAGTTTTGCTACATTATATTCAAACGAGATATCAACTCTGATCAAAGAAAAGTTTCAGTTAAATACTG ATGAGGAGAAGATAGAAATACGAATCCGTAAATTAAAAGTACTAGCAACTGTTGCTAAAACATATAAATTAGGAGTTGAAGTTCTTCCACAGATTGTATTGCAAACAAATGTTGCGAATTTTGACATAAGCTTTACAGCTCTAACATGTCTTCATAGGCTAGTCGCTACAACAGCTATTGACTATAATATTCTACAGTATCTATATAACGAATGtcatattattcaaaaattagCTGCCCTTAATATCAATCCCATGGATGAAAGATTAGATttagttttaaatatttgtcgaCTAATTGTACGAAATCTTATGATTGAAGAGCAACAAAATCTTGTCAACAAGTACATTTCAGTTTTAAGTAAACAAAGTTCAGAATCTGATGCTGCTTTAGTAATGAATATTTTCATCCCCTTATACCAAGATGTTGATTTagcaataaatgtaaatttattacaaaatgtACATAATTTAGCACTTTACAGCCAACATCCAAATATAAGGCTAATAGCATGTAAATTTATTGCTgtaatattaaacaaatttgaTGATAGTAATAAATACTTCCAACATGCTTTATCATATTTTAAAGaagcaataaataataatttaaattcagatactaatattgaaataatgcAAGCAAGTGCTTCTCTACAAATATGGCTAACAAAAgctataattataaaaggtTCCCGtgatgttgaaatatttttagatgAG CTTACCAATATTTTGAAACATGACCGAATAGGTCAGCATATGGTACAAGAATATAAGATCTTGACAAACAGACACGAAGATACTTTAGTGGTggaaaatttttgtaatgtcaaaattttgtataaacaaagggtatttgaacacttaattaaaaaagattcTGAGTTTAAAAATATAGCAAGGCAGAACTATTTAAAGACATTAGTACAATTATTAGAAGAAGTACCCTTGCAGCTGTTActtatgtatttaattaag ttGGTCCCCCTTTTAATAGAATCTTTATCTCTTGAAAATGAACAActaatttttttaacattaacaACATTGAACCTCTTATTGGAGACTAAACACAGTATTTTTTCTGATATGATACAAAGTTTTATTCCGAggttattaaaattatctacCTACAGAATAatg AGAGTCAGAATAGCAGCTTTAGACTGTTTAacaaattattgtaattatcCAACAATATTCATTAACACATACAAACAAGATgtattggaaaaattaatagttcCAATTGACGATCGAAAACGCTTAGTTCGAAAAGCCGCAGTAAAAGCGAGATCACGATGGTTTTTAGTTGGTGCGCCAGGGGCAGTAAAAAGACAATGA
- the LOC126870555 gene encoding MORN repeat-containing protein 4 homolog — protein MGDGVVKNGAYKYEDGTKYIGDWNSKGLKHGAGSLLLPDGTRYDGGFQNGLCSGLGVIIFPDGAKYEGEFMQGWFHGHGVFWRSDGMKFEGEFRGGRVWGLGLITYADGSHGFPRNEGFFQDCKLVRRRHCPDIVQKAQKISMMARAQCN, from the exons ATGGGTGATG GTGTAGTAAAGAATGGTGCATACAAATATGAAGATggtacaaaatatattgggGATTGGAATTCAAAGGGGTTGAAACATGGTGCTGGTTCTTTACTCCTTCCTGATGGAACACGTTATGATGGTGGCTTTCAAAATGGATTGTGTTCTGGCTTAGGAGTTATAATATTCCCAGATGGAGCAAA ATATGAAGGTGAGTTTATGCAAGGTTGGTTTCACGGTCATGGTGTATTTTGGAGGTCAGATGGGATGAAATTTGAGGGAGAATTTCGTGGTGGGCGTGTATGGGGATTAG GATTAATTACATATGCGGATGGATCACATGGTTTTCCTAGAAATGAAGGATTCTTTCAAGATTGCAAACTTGTACGTCGTAGACATTGTCCAGATATAGTACAGAAGGCACAGAAGATTTCTATGATGGCACGTGCCcaatgtaattaa
- the LOC126870550 gene encoding pantothenate kinase 3 isoform X2 — translation MTRRTVMSPQTYKNHITTKAMASNGYTDSETPVKESKNHSSPSMPWFGMDIGGTLSKLVYFEPKDITRDEADAEVETLKNIRRYLTRNSAYGKTGHRDTHLQMDNVCIRGRRGTLHFIRFPTSEMGNFLALARSKGMANLVTTVCATGGGAYKFEKNFKQEVNMNLAKFDELDSLIRGMLYIETTNPHECYYWSHPTDDSKCQKVPYDFSEPYPFLLVNIGSGVSILAVYGPENYKRISGTSLGGGTFLGLCCLLTGCNTFEEAIELATGGDNTRVDKLVKDIYGGDYGPFGLPGDLVASSFGQMNSKDRRNAVSKQDLARATLVTITNNIGSIARMCAVNEKIERVVFVGNFLRVNPISMKLLAYAMDYWSKGTMKALFLEHEGYFGAVGCLLQFKGEAN, via the exons ATGACTCGAAGAACAGTAATGAGTCCTCAAACTTATAAAAATCATATTACAACAAAAGCTATGGCATCCAATGGTTATACTGATTCTGAGACTCCAGTCAAGGAGTCCAAAAACCATTCATCACCTT CAATGCCATGGTTTGGTATGGATATAGGAGGTACATTATCCAAATTGGTATATTTTGAACCGAAAGATATTACAAGAGATGAAGCAGATGCAGAAGTTGAgactttaaaaaatattcgacGATATCTAACTAGAAATTCAGCATATGGGAAAACAGGTCATAGAGACACACACTTGCAA ATGGATAATGTTTGTATCAGAGGTAGACGTGGtacattacattttattaGATTTCCTACAAGTGAGATGGGAAATTTTTTAGCATTAGCAAGGTCTAAAGGCATGGCAAATCTTGTCACAACAGTTTGTGCTACTGGTGGTGGTGcatataaatttgaaaaaaattttaaacaa GAAGTAAATATGAATTTAGCAAAATTTGATGAATTAGATAGTTTAATACGTGGTATGCTCTACATAGAAACAACAAATCCACACGAATGTTATTACTGGTCACATCCTACAGATGATAGTAAATGTCAGAAGGTTCCCTATGACTTTTCTGAACCCTACCCGTTTTTG ctTGTAAATATAGGATCAGGAGTAAGCATATTAGCAGTTTATGGGccagaaaattataaaagaatatctGGTACTAG TCTAGGTGGTGGCACATTTTTAGGATTATGTTGTTTACTAACTGGATGCAACACTTTCGAAGAGGCAATAGAATTAGCAACTGGAGGTGATAATACTAGAGTAGACAAATTAGTTAAGGATATTTATGGTGGGGATTATGGTCCATTTGGTCTTCCTGGCGATCTTGTTGCAAGCAG TTTTGGACAGATGAATTCTAAAGATCGACGGAATGCAGTTAGCAAACAAGATCTCGCACGCGCAACACTTGTTACCATTACAAACAATATTGGTTCTATCGCGCGTATGTGTGCcgtcaatgaaaaaattgaaagg GTAGTATTTGTAGGAAATTTTCTTAGAGTAAATCCTATATCAATGAAACTTCTGGCCTATGCTATGGATTATTGGTCTAAAGGAACGATGAAAGCTTTGTTTTTAGAGCATGAG GGTTATTTTGGTGCAGTAGGATGCCTACTTCAATTTAAGGGTGAAGCAAACTAA
- the LOC126870545 gene encoding MMS19 nucleotide excision repair protein homolog isoform X2 produces the protein MDHLPKDSPECLLRSLFENVQCQSQLSLDRRNIYFIFTTLLENRIEDLKAMGPDFIYGFITSIETERDPSNLMILFDVLPYFMKKLSLGHLAGEMFEVIACYFPVDFHPRRTEGITRDDLAEKLAPCLCAVPEFAEFCIPLIIEKLLSNLKIAKLDSLSLLCKSIKTFGVNGIKIYLTELWIILRKEIIPGGDLELKNASLKAVTTIIDTISSDVEVRESFINDITTDLDSSLYDVQLSLFRPSVKILECVAMINKESCIQVLKAIVPIFLGQYSTKTAIVDKVILIETLNNFIKTASDHGFTIKDVPELAWTDIPNLYLNELSTENMELQSKILFGLTIQKAYLNEVHRTLLYDKICNLIGTNCNEIKILCHSALLSFATLYSNEISTLIKEKFQLNTDEEKIEIRIRKLKVLATVAKTYKLGVEVLPQIVLQTNVANFDISFTALTCLHRLVATTAIDYNILQYLYNECHIIQKLAALNINPMDERLDLVLNICRLIVRNLMIEEQQNLVNKYISVLSKQSSESDAALVMNIFIPLYQDVDLAINVNLLQNVHNLALYSQHPNIRLIACKFIAVILNKFDDSNKYFQHALSYFKEAINNNLNSDTNIEIMQASASLQIWLTKAIIIKGSRDVEIFLDELTNILKHDRIGQHMVQEYKILTNRHEDTLVVENFCNVKILYKQRVFEHLIKKDSEFKNIARQNYLKTLVQLLEEVPLQLLLMYLIKLVPLLIESLSLENEQLIFLTLTTLNLLLETKHSIFSDMIQSFIPRLLKLSTYRIMRVRIAALDCLTNYCNYPTIFINTYKQDVLEKLIVPIDDRKRLVRKAAVKARSRWFLVGAPGAVKRQ, from the exons ATGGATCATTTACCTAAGGATTCACCTGAATGCTTACTTAGGAGTCTTTTTGAAAATGTGCAGTGCCAATCTCAATTATCACTTGATcgcagaaatatatattttatatttacaacaTTATTGGAAAATAGAATAGAAGATTTAAAAGCTATGGGGCCAGATTTTATTTATGGATTCATTACTAGTATAGAAACAGAAAGGGATCCTAGCAATCTTATGATATTATTTGACGTACTTccatattttatgaaaaaattgtcATTAGGCCATTTAGCTGGAGAAATGTTTGAAGTCATTGCGTGTTACTTTCCAGTTGACTTCCATCCT CGTAGAACAGAGGGAATAACACGTGATGATTTGGCAGAGAAATTGGCACCTTGTCTTTGTGCCGTACCAGAATTTGCCGAATTTTGTATACCACtcataattgaaaaattactcTCCAATCTTAAGATTGCCAAGTTGGACTCTTTGAGTCTGTTATGTAAAAGTATAAAGACATTTGGTGTGAATggcataaaaatatatttgaccgAATTATGGATTAtcttaagaaaagaaattataccAGGTGGAGatttagaattaaaaaatgcaagCTTGAAAGCAGTCACCACTATAATTGACACTATATCAAGTGATGTTGAAGTTCGTGAAAGTTTCATTAATGATATAACCACAGATCTAGACTCATCTTTATATGATGTGCAACTTAGTCTGTTTAGACCATCTGTAAAAATACTAGAATGTGTGGCAATGATCAATAAAGAATCATGTATACAAGTATTAAAAGCGATAGTACCAATATTTCTTGGCCAATATTCTACTAAGACTGCAATAGTTGataaagtaattttaattgaaacattaaacaattttattaaaactgCTTCTGATCATGGATTTACTATTAAGG ATGTTCCAGAATTAGCATGGACAGATATACCAAACctatatttaaatgaattatCAACAGAGAATATGGAATTAcaatcaaaaatattatttggtTTAACAATACAAAAAGCGTATTTAAATGAAGTACATCGTACTCTACTTTatgataaaatttgtaatctaATTGGAACAAAttgtaatgaaataaaaatactctgTCATTCGGCTCTTTTAAGTTTTGCTACATTATATTCAAACGAGATATCAACTCTGATCAAAGAAAAGTTTCAGTTAAATACTG ATGAGGAGAAGATAGAAATACGAATCCGTAAATTAAAAGTACTAGCAACTGTTGCTAAAACATATAAATTAGGAGTTGAAGTTCTTCCACAGATTGTATTGCAAACAAATGTTGCGAATTTTGACATAAGCTTTACAGCTCTAACATGTCTTCATAGGCTAGTCGCTACAACAGCTATTGACTATAATATTCTACAGTATCTATATAACGAATGtcatattattcaaaaattagCTGCCCTTAATATCAATCCCATGGATGAAAGATTAGATttagttttaaatatttgtcgaCTAATTGTACGAAATCTTATGATTGAAGAGCAACAAAATCTTGTCAACAAGTACATTTCAGTTTTAAGTAAACAAAGTTCAGAATCTGATGCTGCTTTAGTAATGAATATTTTCATCCCCTTATACCAAGATGTTGATTTagcaataaatgtaaatttattacaaaatgtACATAATTTAGCACTTTACAGCCAACATCCAAATATAAGGCTAATAGCATGTAAATTTATTGCTgtaatattaaacaaatttgaTGATAGTAATAAATACTTCCAACATGCTTTATCATATTTTAAAGaagcaataaataataatttaaattcagatactaatattgaaataatgcAAGCAAGTGCTTCTCTACAAATATGGCTAACAAAAgctataattataaaaggtTCCCGtgatgttgaaatatttttagatgAG CTTACCAATATTTTGAAACATGACCGAATAGGTCAGCATATGGTACAAGAATATAAGATCTTGACAAACAGACACGAAGATACTTTAGTGGTggaaaatttttgtaatgtcaaaattttgtataaacaaagggtatttgaacacttaattaaaaaagattcTGAGTTTAAAAATATAGCAAGGCAGAACTATTTAAAGACATTAGTACAATTATTAGAAGAAGTACCCTTGCAGCTGTTActtatgtatttaattaag ttGGTCCCCCTTTTAATAGAATCTTTATCTCTTGAAAATGAACAActaatttttttaacattaacaACATTGAACCTCTTATTGGAGACTAAACACAGTATTTTTTCTGATATGATACAAAGTTTTATTCCGAggttattaaaattatctacCTACAGAATAatg AGAGTCAGAATAGCAGCTTTAGACTGTTTAacaaattattgtaattatcCAACAATATTCATTAACACATACAAACAAGATgtattggaaaaattaatagttcCAATTGACGATCGAAAACGCTTAGTTCGAAAAGCCGCAGTAAAAGCGAGATCACGATGGTTTTTAGTTGGTGCGCCAGGGGCAGTAAAAAGACAATGA